The Neoarius graeffei isolate fNeoGra1 chromosome 1, fNeoGra1.pri, whole genome shotgun sequence region ccaccgggtgagcaaaaaaattttcagtcgggagggagggattttttttttatggatggataagaaatcgcaatgctgtgtttgctttttctttcagtacttttttattacaaaagcagacatttaataaaatatgacagtttacttaatcaactgaaacttgtacaaaaactttaagttagcattttaaatgctgactgcaacatttgcaaaacttttacaaaggtacttaaaatgtccgacacacggactttttgtcgttctaaatcgagcgttaggcctagttcggatgaaattacactattaaaatgatcactgaatgatttgtttttctgaatctttactattttgttgttcgctagaataccattttgcgatttcacacttaagcaaatgtttgaaaactccggatctccttccttcatggtggctgccatttttttgtgccgcacggcgcatgcgcagagctgattcgattctatattctgcgcggaatgcagggctttccacaagcgccggctgccggccatacagccgactacacaattcagtccagccggctactttaataactattatttttgtagcccacaggctctaaatattaattttcgattttaataaaattaaatgtttatcctacggactgacaataatgtcaaactgaaccgcactcatttaagttgtgattcgcgctgtttgtaccgataataaccacaaattccccgccgacttcgttgatcaagggagaggaaCTCATCCGCAGCCCCACATgcggtgtgtgcacgcgcacttggcggaggcagtagtgtgtcggggagggaacagaagcagagatgacgcttattttgtctccagtaaaccagtcttctctcgttcaattacgtgccggcatcaaaagacaccgttggttgtaaatgaaaccaaactgagtggttggagtgtattttcatacacaaatggagaaatgttggctgagtgtgtaattgtgtagccccactgcagaccgttgtcgttgttaattcatagcatgctcagctgcgtgaatgtgtcatgcaccgaaaataagagatttacaagccaggaacgcctcatgatgcaatacgcaagaaaagaaagatgatttactgccattttactttgtatttgagtaaagtgaataaataaatggcctgtggaaaatacatttaatcctgggaactgcgtgcacaggagtttattttgtgcttactccccctggctggctacttatttgtcatggctggctagtatgagccttagtggaaagccctgggaatgcgtaaatgtcaagttcgattttagatttacgaacccgaaaaaaaatgtcgaaaaacctgggggcgtcgtggctcaggcgccacaccataaatccggggatccgggttcgattccgacccgaggtcatttcccgatccctccccgtctctctctcctgctcatttcctgtctctacactgtcctatccaataaaggtgaaaaaagcttaaaaaatatctttaaaaaaaaatgtcgaaaaaccggcggttaaaaaaaaaatttcaatcgcacaaacggcactcacccggccggtggaccagaaacagaacattttttaataatggcccgatCTACTGACTGATGCTGCACCACCTTGTAGCCCGAGTGGTATAGAACACCACATACTGGagtgcaaccccaattccaaaaaagttgggacactgtataaactgtaaataaaaagagaatgcaataatttgcaaatcatagaaaccctatatttcatttaaaggtccccttgcatcgttttttcattaattgtgcggtggtctctagtatgaatgaatgccctgtgagctggttttggtgaaaaaaaaatgctgtggttctcctgtttcaggctgttctagtttggtggaggagtgggtggcgggagaacgacaggatttcagctcttactcattaatattcatgacatgtaaacgtgttacctctgattggctaacagcaatcagtaaacgtgttacctctgattggctaacagcactgtgacgctacctccagtgggtcagaacaagcggatgtgggggtctttgtaaaaactgtttcgattggctattatggtctcgacatcgatgttttgaccaataacaatgtagatgtggcagtgggggcgtggccgagcatcggtctgtgaatggagggcggagtcagggaaggtaagtggcagaatcactgcacctgacgggaattaacgtgtgtttgtgtgtcttacccagtgaccgcgccctataagaggagagagagagagagcagaggaagggagctctctccccaaccagaacacttgtgtgcgtgactgggagggagtcattcattcattcatttatttaatcgAATACTCcctgtggcagcggctctcaaggCACGAGGCACGGAGCAGAGCTCGCCTCGGGGGGTGTGGGGAggaataacgtcccctggctgggagctgatgggccctggcagtgctggttcgttcgggagagggcaggggtcgctggctgccaagtctggggaggctgggacctagggTTAGGTGAATTACATCCCGAGGCGCGGAGCTAGCCTGCCCAGGGAGCACTCTTTtgttcgggagagggcagaggccactggctgccaagtctggggaggctgggacctcccctgcccgagttacgagcatgcaaagtcgggctggagccgccgttgaaacgaaactgatgcggagcaccgcgctgcgcctcggggcgaattacgtcccgtggcgcggagctagcccgccctggcagcgctggttccttCGGGAAGGGGCAGAGGTtgctggctgccaggtttgcggaggctgggacctcccctgcccgagttacgagcgtgcaaagtcgggctggagccgccgttagaaacgaaactgatgcggagcaccgcgcctcggggcgaattacgtctctcTCCTTACGCTTTCTTCCCGTggacggtcgcaagccaaggtgggcgaggccatgaatactaattttcgaagtgacgtaacttcgtatggctttttctgatccgctcgtttttccgactattttcttccataagctaatacagggaatgggagtagaattacattttcacatgcagcatgcatatgcaactcggagtgaactatggtatttcaaaaagagacagtattaaacgtttttggtggaagggcacctttaaaatagtacaaagacaacatatcaaatgttgaaaaaaattttattgtttaaaaaaaaatatatatatatatatatatgcttgtttgatgtcagcagcacgtttcaaaaaagttgggacagggacatgtttaccactgtgttgcatcacctctacttttaacaacactctgtaactgTTTAGGACCTGAGGAGAcccattgctgtagttttgaaagagaaatgtcccattcttgtttgataaacaatttcagttgctgaacagttcagggtctcctttgtcatattttgggcTTCATaacgcaccaaatgttttaaatgggtgaCAGGTCTGGAAGGCAGGCAATCCAGTTTAGCACCcatactcttttactatggagccatgcagttttaacatgtgctgaaagcagtttggcattgtcttgctgaaagaaggaaggccttccctgaaaaagattttgtctgaatggcaATGTGtgttgccttcccagatgtacaagctacccatgtcacatgcactaatgcactctcataccatcacagatgctggcttttgaactgtgcactgataacaagccagatggtccctctcctctttagcgtgGAGGACgtagggtccatgatttctaaaaagaatttctacttttgatgcgtcagaccttgggacaattttccacttcaccttagtccatcataaaagagcttgggcccagagaaggtggcaatgTTTCTGGATATAGTTTATATCTgattttaacttgtatttgtggatacagtaatgaaccgttttcacagacgatggttttgtgaagtgttcctgagcccatacagtgatttccactagagacgtgtctgcttttaatgcagtgtcacctaatgGCCTGAAGATCagacatccagtgtcagttttcagccttgtctcttgcatacagagatttctccagattctctgaatcttttaatgatattatgtaccatagatgatgtgatccccaaattctttgcaattttacattgaggaaggttattcttaaattgttgcactgtttgtccacgcagtctttcacagagcgatgaacccctctctatctttacttctgagagactccgcctctctgggatgctctttttatacccaattatgttactgacctgttgccaattaaccacatTAGGGTTTTTTtctgcattacacaactttttcagtcttttgttgcccctgtcccaacttttctgaaacctgttgctggcatcaaattcaaaatgagcattaaaaaaaaaaaaattctcagtttcaacatctgatatgttgtctttgtactattttcattaaaatatagggtttccatgatttgtataccttcacattctgtttttatttatgttttacacagtgtcccaacttttctggaattggggttgtaaattacACTGTTCGatggtatttttaaaaaaatgaactgTTCGTAGATATGCCTGAAAACAATTCAAATCAAGGCTATTTTATAAACTTTTATTATTACCTTTTAATGTAACCGATGGTGTCCTCAGGGTTGACCTGTGCTATTCTCTCAGTGTCATTCAGAAACTTCAGCCTCAGTATCATGTTTCTCTCAGTGTTACTGGGCACGTCTTCAGAAGTGGACACCTGTGTGGCGCTTGAGGCACTGTCTGCTGGCTGCGTGCTGAGTGAAGGTCCCAAGACGTCTCTGTGTCTCAGACCATCTGCCCACAACAGGCTTTCTTCTCCTGCAGCATCTGCACTGCCCTCGTGCTCCTCAGCTCCCTGGTCAGCTCCTGCCTCAGTCTTATCATCTTCCCTTGAGCTTCGAGATGGAGAGGTAAGGTCACTAGGGGGGTGGGGCTCTTGGGTTTCTGGCTCTGCCGAGGGGACAGGGCCTGAGCTGGATGGGACAAGGTGCTCGGGTGGCTCAGCCGTGTGTGTAGAGGCCCAGGCCAGGACCAGGACGAGCAAGAGGAACACAACTCCGAAGAGCACAGTCACCTCATCGCCCACGCCCTCGATCAGAGCCATCCTGGGTGGCTGTGTCCTGGACTAAGGCAACTTCAAATTAGGCACCTACAGCACAAAGAAAGATGTTGCTTTGCATTATGTCCATGATATCTTGTTCACATTCTGAACAGCTCTGAACTAATCAAATGCATTAAAACCAACATATGAAAATTTCAACGACTTGTCTATTGGGAAActacaaataaataaaagctcAGACACACAACTTGGATGCCCAAGTGTTTTCAAAGTTTGTGTCCGAAACCACATATTACACACTCGCATGCCTGAACAGGAGCAGCACCACTGGTGTACTAACATACTACTGTATTTACCAAGGTAGAGTTTGCACATTTTCAGAAACAATCCTCTAAAAAACAGTAATGGCAAGAATGTGCGATATTGAATCAGTGTTAAATCACAGCACTGTCACACCGATGCTTCACATGACTTAACATGAGcttgggccatccttaaaaaaaaaaaatccgtttcctgtccaccgggtgagcaaaaaaattttcagtcgggagggagggatttttttttttatatggatggataagaaatcacaatgctgtgtttgctttttctttcagtacttttttattacaaaagcagacatttaataaaatatgacagtttacttaatcaactgaaacttgtacaaaaactttaagttagcattttaaatgctgactgcaacatttgcaaaatttttacaaaggtacttaaaatgtccgacacacggactttttgtagttctaaatcgagcgttaggcctagttcggatgaaattacactattaaaatgatcactgaatgatttgtttttctgaatctttactattttgttgttcgctagaataccattttgtgatttcacacttaagcaaatgtttgaaaactccggatctccttccttcatggtggctgccatttttttgtgccgcagggcgcatgcgcagagctgattcagttcagagtgcgcgcgcactcggcggaggcattagtgtgtcggagggaacagaagcagagataacgcttattttgtctccagtaaaccagtcttctctcgttcaattacgtgctggcatcaaaaggcaccgttggttgtaaatgaacccaaactgagtggttggagtgtattttcatacacaaatggagaaatgttggctgagtgtttaattgtgtagccccactgcagaccgttgtcgttgctaattcatagcatgctcagctgcgtgaatgtgtcatgcaccgaaaataagagatttacaagacaggaatgcctcatgatgcaatacgcaagaaaagaaagatgatttactgccattttactttgtatttgagtaaagtgaataaataaatggtctgtggaaaatacatttaatcctgggaactgcgtgcacaggagtttattttgtgttcactccccccccggctacttatttgtcatggctggctagtatgagccttagtggaaagccctgggaatgcgcaaatgtcaagttcgattttagatttacgaacctgaaacaaatgtcaagttcgattttagatttacgaacctgaaacaaatgtcgaaaaaccggcgttaaaaaaaaaaatttcaaccgcacaaacggcactcacctggccggtggaccggaaacagaacattttttaataatggccttgctGAGAATTCTTGGGATGTCAGAATCAGTACTGAGTGCCAGCTGATACTCAGTATATGTATGATACTGAAAATATAAGAAGTTCGATCGGTACATATCCAAATCATACAAAAGTGTTAtgatcaaaaaacaaaaaagtgttttgcTTGGATGGGCAGTAGGTATGGCAATTTTGCTTTGACATGGATCAAGGATTGAGAGCTGCAGTGACTTGGATTTGGGTGAGCAGCTTCTGGTTTCTATGGTCATCAGTTGGTGGGCTGCAGTCCGGATACAGCAAAGGAAAAGACCGTCGGAGAGCCAATAAATGTCTGAAAAACACTGGCTGTAGTTCACGGACTTCAGCTTTCTAAACACAAACTGGCTCATCTTCTGTAGCAGATCCTCTGTTGTGGCTCACTTCATGGTGACGGTACAGTAAAGTATTTAAACTGCTTTAATTTTGACAATTTATTGAGTTACAGATTTAATTTTAATGTCTGCAAGTTGCCATATTTAGGTGTTTCTGCAAATGTTCTATGGGGTTCAtgtctgggccactcaaggacattgagAGACTTGTCCGGAAGCTATCTAGCACTGTCTTGGCTGTATGCTTCAGGTCGTTATCATGAGCTATCGCCTCAGTCTGAAGTCCTCAGTCTGAAGTCACATTTTACTCTGAAGCACGTTTTCCCCTCACAGATCTCTCTGTATTTGGCTGCATTCATCCTTCTCTCAATTCTGACCAGTCTCCCCATCCCTGCCACTGAGAAAcatccaccatgtttcactgtagagaTGGTATAATTTATCCAGATTTATCCAGATGCAGCCCTTGGATTTCAGCCCAAAGAGTTACATGTTCATCTCCTCAGAGCAGAATCTTTAAAAGCAGATACGTAGAACCattgcctcacttttgtttataaatgccttgagacctcaagaatggcacaggaatagttttaagcgttaacaataaatctaatattgtaatttttacgattaaagtgatttatataggtagtggtctgagtgaatgaccttggcgtccgtaacgtcacagcaggaagtctatcggtctcattgccatttccgctatactaaaacacagagctgactgcgactccgatcctccattttgagccaatttatcgccatgccacgtagatgtgttgctggccggtgcagcaacatgacagaaggttgatttccgttgcattcatggcccaagaatgttcaaactgcaaagatttggacgcgttttgcgagaagttcacaggcacattgggcgcctacgaagtggtctctcctctgctctgcacattttactgaagactcgtacgagacctctgatctgttgaggagcgttggctataagcccgtattgaaagagggtgcagtaccaacaattaaataaaactacaaggaaagcatttattttatttttttaaaggaaagtaagttcagttgcaccagtcctcccggagcatgagccgagggttgttggtaaaacctgggacggaactggACAGGatatatcgcttgggcagtgaccggttgttgctaaaaccggtgacgttccgttccatcctgggttttagtaattgcctgagctgagcagtaatggcagagtactcagtatggagaaaatggagaatgagtggagcagccatctgatttctaaactggatattgctgccatctcgcccttacgcggaagaagcgaatgaacggagaactgaataaacaactgaaagtcagattgtttcaaaacaatcggccacaaatcggccttcaagaagcgagaacaccgacgggtaagctccgactctcatttggatatcagGGTTCTCCACTTGTCAAAAATAAAAGATGGTGAAGGGGGCAGTGCCCCGGTGGGGGGCCAGGGGGATGAAGGCCCCCTGAAGCTGACAGACTTtaggcttttttgacagtgaaactggccaataaatggataggaactgctaaatcattgttaaaatcattttacaaaaagttaacacattcttactgtacatatcttcgtcaatgtgagactcatttgacagttcagttgagactgatgtgcctgttgcgcatccctgaattaattatatttttttgcgtgtgtgaaaaataaattaacttccatgcataaacaaaatatccAATTataataaatgcatacattttttacaaaatgtggtgaaaccactccaatccatgcactAGCTGGTgtgcgtgcccgagactggcactacaaaaccACCCCGGCCTCCATACtttgggtcctttgacccaggaacccggaagtcctgcaggAAACAAACAGTGAAGCAACGGGAAACTGCAGCTCTCGCcgacacaatcacagatacgtaaaataaaagacctgaacttaactagtgtgtgtgtgctgttatatgatttCTGTAACTGTGTacggtcagaaaagacgatagataagcgtaactgttgcacaataacgctacaaacacccgcaaagttatttaactgctggctagctgcagcttgtagcttccaactttcctatgtgtcagtatagtgtaatgtaacgcagggatagacctcaatctgcagagctctgggtcacaatctgtatgcagccggttggatggttttctattgcaatcgtgtggccacttcaggtagccctgtacgcattcgtttaatggtcttctgcgtgttaaatagttacaaaattataataaagcgaatactttacaatttatttggtgtatactgatgaagttatgcattttcttttttggccaagggaagggtggcgggtCAGAATTATAATGTGGCGGTGCGCTACTTTAAAAGAGCCTGTGGAGAACACTGGATATAAAACAAACACTCATtgcttacctgcatttagattaatacatgtaacttgtattgtgtgtttaagttagcggtataagattatttaatttgcttcagaatgtgattgtctcagttcatctgattatttaattcgccttttacgttttatcagtgaaaatgcatgcatgtactgtacatgtatgttgcataagttataacacccatcctgttttaatgagagtcaacccacaatcaatgaagtcaaatcagtcttagttgagcgagtcagtaacgctatttcttactttcaccataaattttatttatatgactttggtctatagctgtaaaaggccaagggcttaaaggtcataggcaagggtctagaagaacgacccaaaaagcgaattcaatcttcctagtgtctaatttgcaccctaaaattttattaaacggttaaaatatgctgttttgcccaatttctgaaggtttgtttacatctcacttatgcgtgcTTTCGCCGCCAGGgggccgtcgtcgtgacgtcatttaagccaaacagatcgggagcagctctgtttacacttgcaaaccgagcacacgtgtacggactttggtcatgagaggttgtgtaaaatgtctgaaagcgatagcgattttgaagtaggaactctccaaattgaatatcgagaggtgaaaccatatatgtatgaacctatggccgttccgaagcaatcggtgaatgtggctcactggtttgaccgtgcggcctcggaatcggacagcgactcggccgactctgatcgcggtgaccccggacctcaacaagactcgcgcccaaacgatttatcctggtagttatgataaattcctactttcgtcgcaatactaaataagagcccttttgaagaataattaaaccgccctccctagtggatatagggaacaattactggacagtgcgccggtaggccacattagcctgccgtccgcggcattatactatttgtagccgactctgagcgaggaaatatccctttgtctcatttccacaatgattgtacaggatccctcaggagtcttgacttgtcaattgcaagcaaaagtaaaaatgtttacctccaatcgtcTGCTTttcgcttgagcgttgctgctccatttcttctttgactgcttgattttgtttcacgcgcaaaatccactctctccgcctcgtctcctcttccggaaaaaaaacaaccctctggcttcacgcgcacaaccctctctctccgcctcttctcctctttcggaaaaagccaacccgctcgctccgcctcttcccctctttcggaaaaagccaacccgctcgctccgcctcttcccctctttcgggaaaagccaacccgctcgctccgcctcttcccctctttcgggaaaagccaacccgctcgctccgcctcttcccctctttcgggaaaagccaacccgctcgctccgcctcttcccctctttcgggaaaagccaacctgctcgctctgcctcttcccctctttcgggaaaagccaacccgctcgctccgcctcttctcctctttcggaaaaagccaacccgctcgctccgcctcttctcctctttcggaaaaagccaacccgctcgctccgcctcttctcctctttcggaaaaagccaacccgctcgctccgcctcttctcctctttcggaaaaagccaacccgctcgctccgcctcttctctttcggaaaaagccaacccgctcgctccgcctcttctcctctttcggaaaaagccaacccgcttgctccgcctcttctcctctttcggaaaaagccaacccgctcgctccgcctcttctcctctttcggaaaaagccaaccctctcgctccgcctcttctttttcggaaaaagccaaccctcttgctccacctcttctcctttttcggaaaaagccaaccctcttgctccgccacttctcctcttccggaaaaagccaattgactctctctgcctcttctcctctctcggaaaaaagtaaaaacttcttcctgaaccagtcccattgttacagttcactgcacaaaataaggcatggggtttttctttggaaattcctgaacacacatctgcactcaagccgaacggcaatgtaagtaaacggaagtggactcaactcaagcggtttgtttggcttaaatgacgtcacgcgccgagtggtcacgaaaatagccgacagaaattcgccacgatccacgctaacttatttta contains the following coding sequences:
- the tmub1 gene encoding transmembrane and ubiquitin-like domain-containing protein 1, whose protein sequence is MALIEGVGDEVTVLFGVVFLLLVLVLAWASTHTAEPPEHLVPSSSGPVPSAEPETQEPHPPSDLTSPSRSSREDDKTEAGADQGAEEHEGSADAAGEESLLWADGLRHRDVLGPSLSTQPADSASSATQVSTSEDVPSNTERNMILRLKFLNDTERIAQVNPEDTIGYIKRTYFAGQEHQVRLIYQGQLLQDDAQTLASLNLADNCVLHCHISQHATRAMPAGARAADQVHVALNVGSLMVPLFVLMLSVLWYFQFQYRQFFTAPATASLVGITIFFSFVAFGVYRR